A single window of Ferrimonas balearica DSM 9799 DNA harbors:
- a CDS encoding ABC transporter ATP-binding protein has product MSSSKARGGTFALLTRYIYQDKPLLAKALTLLVLATAFDVAGPILAKIFIDDHLLKGDFAPAALGGLLALYAITQLGSAWLRYQQTLRFSEMALSAVLDIRRRVFSHVVRLPMSYFDHARTGQLVSRITNDTESIKDLYVQFLSNVLGNAILLIGMLIAMAMLNIQLMIIALGLVPTVLLIIYLYQRFSGPAVAHSRALRSDINANISESIAGMAVIQATAGQERYLGHFDRVNQDYYGARMKTVRIGAALLRPAIDMLAVLVLVGIIALFGLQVVEGVAEVGVLYAFLSYMGRFTEPLAEITQRFNLYQQAMVAGDRVSTLLEQDAQHYQAEQAQVAHGAIALNNLRFGYSADKPVLKGLDLAIPAGGFYAVVGHTGSGKSTLLSLLLNFYPSGAGQIQLDGRDLADYGHDGLRSGVGLIPQEPFVLAASLYDNIDMGRNLGQQAVEQAARRAHLHHVIMAMPEGYQTQLGEGGLRLSTGQRQQLIIARALAASPKILLLDEATANVDSETEQVVQAALNDLRGEVTLIVVAHRLSTIRHADQIVVLSHGEIIEQGDHAALMADANGHYRAMYQLQLQALKVAQAEQEELASGA; this is encoded by the coding sequence ATGAGCAGCAGTAAGGCCCGTGGCGGCACCTTCGCCCTGTTGACCCGCTACATCTACCAGGACAAACCGCTGCTGGCGAAAGCACTGACCCTGCTGGTGCTGGCCACCGCATTCGATGTTGCCGGCCCCATCCTGGCCAAGATCTTTATCGATGACCACCTGCTCAAAGGGGACTTCGCCCCGGCGGCCCTGGGTGGGCTGCTGGCGTTATACGCCATCACCCAGTTGGGCAGCGCCTGGCTGCGTTACCAGCAAACCCTGCGCTTCTCCGAGATGGCCCTGAGTGCGGTACTGGATATCCGGCGCCGGGTGTTCAGCCACGTGGTGCGCCTGCCGATGAGCTACTTCGACCACGCCCGCACCGGCCAGCTGGTCAGCCGCATCACCAATGACACCGAGTCGATCAAAGACCTGTACGTTCAGTTCCTCTCCAATGTGCTGGGCAACGCCATCCTGCTGATCGGCATGCTGATCGCCATGGCGATGCTCAATATCCAGCTGATGATCATCGCCCTGGGGTTGGTACCCACGGTGCTGTTGATCATCTACCTGTACCAGCGTTTCTCCGGCCCGGCCGTGGCCCACTCACGGGCGCTGCGCTCCGACATCAACGCCAACATCAGCGAGTCGATCGCCGGTATGGCGGTGATCCAGGCCACCGCGGGTCAGGAGCGTTACCTCGGCCACTTTGACCGGGTAAATCAGGACTACTACGGCGCCCGCATGAAAACCGTGCGCATCGGTGCCGCGCTGCTGCGCCCTGCCATCGATATGCTGGCGGTGTTGGTTCTGGTGGGGATCATCGCCCTGTTCGGCCTGCAGGTGGTGGAAGGTGTGGCGGAAGTGGGGGTGCTGTACGCCTTCCTCAGCTACATGGGGCGCTTTACCGAACCGCTGGCGGAGATCACCCAACGCTTTAACCTGTATCAACAGGCGATGGTGGCCGGTGACCGGGTCTCCACCCTGCTGGAGCAGGACGCGCAGCACTACCAGGCAGAGCAGGCTCAGGTGGCCCACGGCGCCATCGCCCTGAACAACCTGCGCTTTGGTTACAGCGCCGACAAGCCGGTTCTGAAGGGATTGGATCTGGCCATTCCGGCCGGAGGCTTCTATGCCGTGGTGGGCCACACCGGCAGTGGCAAGAGTACCCTGCTGTCGTTGCTGCTGAACTTCTATCCCAGCGGTGCGGGTCAGATCCAGTTGGATGGCCGCGACCTGGCGGACTACGGCCACGACGGCCTGCGTTCCGGCGTCGGATTGATTCCGCAGGAGCCCTTCGTGCTGGCCGCCAGTCTGTACGACAACATCGATATGGGCCGCAATCTCGGCCAGCAGGCGGTGGAACAGGCCGCCAGGCGGGCCCACCTGCACCACGTCATCATGGCCATGCCCGAAGGCTACCAAACCCAGTTGGGCGAAGGGGGGCTGCGACTGTCCACCGGCCAGCGCCAGCAGTTGATCATCGCCCGGGCCCTCGCCGCATCACCAAAGATCCTGCTGCTGGATGAAGCCACCGCCAACGTGGACAGCGAAACGGAACAGGTGGTGCAAGCCGCCCTGAATGACCTGCGTGGTGAAGTGACGCTGATCGTGGTGGCCCACCGCCTCTCCACCATCCGCCACGCCGATCAGATCGTGGTGTTGTCTCACGGTGAGATCATCGAACAGGGTGACCATGCTGCGCTGATGGCCGACGCCAACGGCCACTACCGCGCCATGTATCAGTTGCAGTTGCAGGCGTTGAAAGTGGCACAGGCTGAGCAGGAAGAGTTGGCCAGCGGCGCCTAA
- a CDS encoding EcsC family protein, with protein sequence MSDNTLTRLSPADQQRLAQAHQLLESPGLAARFSDKLGSPIEAGLRRLPTGWREKVNNLTQYALKKALKAAISSMGEGTGKPPSPRLHKLAVATSGGVGGVFGLSALALELPVSTTLILRAIADIARSEGEDLHHPDSQLACLTVFALGGSGASDDGADSGYFAVRAALAQSVSQAAEHLASRGLTQEGAPVLVKLITSVAQRFSVQVSQKVAAQAIPAIGAVGGATINTLFIDHYQRMAKGHFAIRALEREYGAEAVKAAYLALPD encoded by the coding sequence ATGAGTGACAACACCCTTACCCGGCTAAGTCCTGCCGACCAGCAACGACTGGCGCAAGCGCATCAATTGCTGGAATCGCCCGGATTGGCGGCGCGTTTCAGTGACAAGCTGGGCAGCCCCATCGAAGCGGGGTTGCGGCGTCTGCCAACGGGCTGGCGGGAAAAGGTGAATAACCTGACGCAATATGCGCTGAAAAAGGCGCTTAAGGCGGCGATCTCCAGCATGGGGGAGGGGACGGGTAAGCCGCCGTCGCCCCGGTTACATAAGCTGGCTGTCGCGACCAGTGGCGGCGTGGGCGGGGTGTTTGGTTTAAGTGCACTGGCTTTAGAGTTGCCGGTCTCCACCACGTTGATTCTCAGGGCCATCGCCGACATCGCCCGCAGTGAAGGGGAGGATCTGCACCATCCGGACAGCCAGTTGGCCTGCCTGACGGTGTTTGCGCTGGGCGGTTCCGGTGCCTCCGACGATGGGGCGGACTCGGGCTATTTTGCGGTGCGCGCGGCATTGGCTCAGTCGGTCAGTCAGGCCGCAGAGCACCTGGCCAGCCGGGGCCTGACTCAGGAGGGGGCGCCGGTGCTGGTGAAACTGATCACCAGCGTGGCCCAGCGCTTTTCGGTTCAGGTGTCGCAGAAGGTGGCGGCCCAGGCCATTCCGGCCATCGGGGCGGTGGGCGGTGCCACCATCAATACCCTGTTTATCGACCACTACCAGCGGATGGCGAAGGGGCACTTCGCCATCCGGGCACTGGAGCGTGAGTATGGGGCGGAGGCAGTAAAAGCGGCCTATCTGGCGTTGCCGGATTAG
- a CDS encoding LysR family transcriptional regulator: protein MKALQDLDILVLTARLGSLSAAARQLDLTPAATSAALKRIENELGVALFVRSTRSLKLTDEGERFLSHCAEALALLKSGAEAARSNQSQFAGPLRLSLPSDLGRRTLLPWLDEFQDAHPQLTLQLQFSDRLFDLYQAGSDLSLRYGEPEDSNLVALPLAPRNRRLLVAAPSYIARCGQPGHPSELADHNCLSFHLDDYRHDRWTFHRDGEALTIKVRGNRSADDGEVVHRWALAGRGIAYKSHLDVAEDVAAGRLVRLCSDWQGELAPLNLICADRRQLSPRIQSLRQFLAERCQARLAQGDGDE from the coding sequence ATGAAGGCACTGCAAGATCTCGACATCCTGGTACTGACCGCCCGCCTTGGCAGCCTGTCCGCCGCGGCCAGACAGCTCGATCTGACACCCGCGGCCACCAGCGCCGCACTGAAGCGGATTGAGAATGAGCTGGGGGTGGCCCTGTTCGTCCGCTCCACCCGCTCGTTAAAGCTGACCGATGAGGGGGAGCGATTTCTCAGCCACTGCGCCGAAGCCCTGGCGCTGTTGAAAAGCGGGGCGGAAGCCGCACGCTCAAACCAGAGCCAGTTTGCCGGGCCGTTGCGGCTCTCCCTGCCTTCGGATCTGGGGCGGCGCACGCTGCTGCCGTGGCTGGACGAGTTTCAGGATGCGCACCCGCAACTGACCCTGCAACTGCAGTTCTCAGACCGATTGTTTGACCTGTACCAGGCCGGTTCCGATCTGTCGCTGCGCTATGGCGAACCCGAGGATTCCAACCTGGTGGCGCTGCCTCTGGCACCCCGCAACCGCCGCCTGCTGGTGGCCGCCCCCTCCTACATTGCACGCTGTGGCCAGCCCGGTCATCCGTCAGAACTGGCCGACCACAACTGCCTGAGCTTTCACCTCGACGATTATCGTCATGACCGCTGGACCTTCCATCGCGACGGCGAGGCGCTGACCATCAAGGTCAGGGGCAACCGCAGCGCAGACGATGGCGAGGTGGTGCATCGCTGGGCGTTGGCCGGACGCGGCATCGCCTACAAATCCCACCTCGATGTGGCGGAGGATGTCGCCGCAGGACGCTTGGTGCGCCTGTGCTCCGACTGGCAAGGGGAGCTGGCGCCGCTCAATCTGATCTGTGCCGACCGCCGTCAACTGAGTCCTCGGATCCAAAGCCTGCGGCAGTTTTTGGCCGAGCGCTGCCAGGCCCGATTGGCCCAGGGGGATGGCGATGAGTGA